In Halarsenatibacter silvermanii, one genomic interval encodes:
- a CDS encoding carbohydrate ABC transporter permease has translation MLKKEIGEGKLGILMSTPAMLLIILTAVIPIAYAFYLSTQDIHGIMNHGFVGLENYQHIIESGRLQSALIATLLFGGGVIVFQMIAAMIIALALNVKFIGRNVVRSLILIPWAIPTALVGVMWSRFLAGTDGYFNATLRLLGLLDGEMNWFLDRGLAIMMVVLVDSWKFTSIFVMIFLAGLQAIPTNFYEAALVDGASRLQRFIHLTLPLMKPVILVALIMRTIFVFHAFDLIYILTGGGPGDATRVLAYYTYQESFTFLRHGRGASVAFILFLLTGIVTLIYIKVLGANE, from the coding sequence TTGCTGAAAAAAGAGATCGGTGAAGGAAAGCTGGGCATTCTCATGTCCACTCCCGCCATGCTTTTGATAATTTTAACTGCTGTCATACCCATAGCCTATGCTTTTTATCTCAGCACCCAGGATATTCACGGCATCATGAATCACGGTTTTGTGGGGCTGGAAAATTACCAGCATATAATCGAATCAGGCCGACTGCAGTCAGCTTTGATAGCTACTTTGCTTTTTGGGGGCGGAGTTATCGTCTTTCAGATGATAGCTGCCATGATCATCGCTCTGGCCTTAAATGTCAAATTTATCGGGCGCAATGTGGTCCGCTCTTTGATCTTGATCCCCTGGGCTATTCCTACCGCCCTGGTGGGAGTGATGTGGAGCCGCTTTCTGGCGGGTACCGACGGCTATTTCAATGCCACTTTGCGGCTTTTGGGACTTTTGGACGGAGAGATGAACTGGTTTTTAGATAGAGGCCTGGCCATCATGATGGTGGTGCTCGTCGATTCCTGGAAGTTTACCTCCATCTTTGTGATGATCTTTCTGGCGGGTCTTCAGGCCATACCCACCAACTTTTATGAAGCAGCTTTGGTGGATGGAGCCAGCCGGCTGCAGAGATTTATCCATCTGACTCTGCCTTTGATGAAACCGGTAATACTGGTGGCTTTAATCATGCGCACCATCTTCGTCTTTCATGCTTTTGATCTCATATATATTCTTACCGGCGGCGGACCGGGAGATGCCACCCGCGTGCTCGCCTATTATACCTATCAGGAAAGCTTTACCTTTTTGCGCCACGGCCGCGGAGCCTCAGTGGCTTTCATACTCTTTTTGCTGACGGGAATTGTAACTCTAATCTATATCAAAGTGCTCGGCGCCAACGAGTAA